From Chryseobacterium joostei, the proteins below share one genomic window:
- a CDS encoding peptide deformylase: protein MRKLSVLFIFFIGLFNAQQLTSGELSIINQGDIKTALPIYQTTDDHQHKTLLSLSTEIDPVDPNTTVLVKRMKESLLSTDGGVGIAAPQVGINRKIIWVQRFDKEGNPLEYFINPVIVWRSDLQNLGPEGDLSIPDFRDQFYRSKVIQLEYVDLKGQRYSEIVEGFTAVIFQHEIDHLFGILISDKKEKEKNNAYKKVDAYQKSDLNKR, encoded by the coding sequence ATGAGAAAATTATCCGTTCTGTTTATCTTTTTTATAGGATTATTCAACGCACAACAACTTACTTCTGGTGAACTATCTATTATCAATCAGGGAGATATAAAAACTGCATTGCCAATTTATCAGACAACAGATGATCATCAACACAAAACATTGCTAAGCCTTTCCACAGAAATTGATCCAGTGGATCCCAATACTACTGTTCTGGTGAAAAGAATGAAAGAATCTCTTCTTTCAACCGATGGTGGAGTAGGAATTGCTGCCCCGCAGGTGGGAATCAACAGAAAAATAATTTGGGTACAGCGTTTTGATAAAGAGGGAAATCCTTTAGAATATTTTATCAATCCGGTAATTGTCTGGAGATCAGATTTACAGAACCTTGGTCCGGAGGGAGATCTATCCATTCCTGATTTTAGGGATCAGTTTTATAGAAGCAAAGTTATTCAATTAGAATATGTGGATCTGAAAGGACAAAGATATTCGGAAATAGTGGAGGGGTTTACCGCAGTTATTTTTCAGCATGAGATTGACCACCTTTTCGGAATTTTAATTTCCGATAAAAAAGAAAAAGAAAAGAATAATGCCTATAAAAAGGTAGATGCTTATCAAAAAAGTGATTTGAATAAAAGATAA